In Desulfomonile tiedjei DSM 6799, a genomic segment contains:
- a CDS encoding ABC transporter substrate-binding protein — MMYPCKLRLMVVIVLLTLPLVAGTVFASEQSAKPDKIILASPFSPLAMPMAYMVRKGMLKDVAKEVDLIIWNNPDQLRAIITQGQADFVSIPSNVAAIFYNRGVKLKLLNVSVWGVFYVVSKDLSIKSLNDMKGRKILIPFRGDQPDLLFQLVCKGRRIAPFEDFDIQYVSSPLDITMNLLGGSAENGLMIEPAAEVAIKKAQEKGITLKRVIDIQKEWGEIMGTQPKFPNAGVVALPEVLKHPEVVEAFRKSYDTAVKWCTEHPEEAGKLAAEYVKGVPSTAFTESLKHTIFESTSAQDSKEALIFMFSKLVEMNPSSIGGRLPDDSFYYK, encoded by the coding sequence ATGATGTATCCATGTAAGCTGCGGCTGATGGTTGTCATTGTGCTTTTAACACTTCCCCTTGTGGCGGGTACTGTTTTCGCTTCCGAGCAATCTGCTAAGCCCGACAAAATCATTCTGGCGAGCCCATTCTCTCCTTTAGCCATGCCAATGGCTTACATGGTCCGGAAAGGAATGCTGAAGGATGTGGCAAAAGAGGTTGACCTCATCATATGGAACAATCCTGACCAACTAAGGGCAATAATTACCCAGGGTCAGGCAGATTTCGTTTCCATTCCCAGTAACGTTGCGGCCATTTTCTACAATAGAGGTGTAAAGCTGAAGTTGTTGAATGTATCTGTATGGGGTGTTTTCTACGTTGTGAGCAAAGATCTGAGTATAAAGTCCCTGAATGACATGAAGGGCCGCAAAATCCTCATCCCGTTTCGAGGGGATCAACCCGACCTCCTGTTTCAGCTCGTGTGCAAAGGACGGAGAATAGCCCCTTTTGAGGACTTCGATATTCAGTACGTGAGCTCTCCCTTGGATATAACCATGAACCTCTTGGGCGGAAGCGCCGAGAACGGGCTCATGATCGAACCTGCCGCAGAAGTGGCGATCAAGAAAGCGCAGGAGAAGGGAATCACGTTAAAACGCGTAATCGACATTCAAAAAGAGTGGGGAGAGATTATGGGCACACAACCGAAATTCCCCAATGCCGGCGTAGTGGCATTGCCGGAGGTTTTGAAACATCCGGAGGTGGTTGAGGCGTTCCGGAAGTCCTATGACACTGCTGTCAAATGGTGTACCGAGCATCCCGAAGAAGCCGGCAAGTTGGCAGCCGAATACGTAAAAGGAGTGCCATCGACTGCTTTCACAGAATCTCTGAAGCACACGATCTTCGAATCAACGAGCGCCCAAGATTCCAAAGAAGCTCTGATCTTCATGTTCTCGAAACTGGTGGAGATGAATCCATCATCAATAGGCGGCAGATTACCCGATGATAGTTTCTACTACAAGTGA
- a CDS encoding ABC transporter permease, with protein MILTENFWQTLAITLKRFGISLFSGAIAGFGLGLVAGLRPSIRNVLEPVRWSLMSIPPVVLVTIGMVWFGMGSIQTIFVTSLLILPIMYVNTIEGIDAVDRSLLEMGRVYKAGSLLLLRDIYLPSIGGPLLAGLALSAGFGIRIVVLAEVLGAYTGIGYEFSLARTNLETATLFAWIVVCLMLVGVFEFGVLNPARNYIMRWKEGEST; from the coding sequence ATGATTTTGACGGAGAACTTCTGGCAGACTTTGGCAATAACACTCAAGCGCTTCGGGATTAGTCTTTTCTCTGGAGCAATAGCAGGTTTTGGATTGGGATTGGTAGCCGGGCTCAGGCCGAGCATCAGAAACGTACTGGAACCTGTACGTTGGTCCTTAATGAGCATTCCCCCTGTAGTGCTGGTTACCATCGGCATGGTCTGGTTCGGGATGGGGAGTATCCAGACGATATTTGTCACTTCTCTGCTGATTCTTCCCATCATGTACGTGAACACGATCGAGGGCATAGATGCCGTAGATAGAAGCCTTTTGGAGATGGGCCGCGTGTACAAAGCCGGTTCGCTCCTTCTCCTCAGAGATATCTACTTGCCTTCCATAGGGGGACCGCTCTTGGCAGGACTTGCTCTCTCAGCAGGTTTCGGAATCCGAATTGTGGTACTTGCCGAAGTGCTCGGGGCCTATACCGGCATAGGCTACGAGTTCTCACTTGCCAGAACGAACTTGGAGACCGCGACACTTTTTGCGTGGATTGTCGTGTGCCTTATGCTGGTTGGGGTTTTTGAATTCGGAGTGCTCAATCCTGCAAGGAACTACATCATGAGATGGAAAGAAGGAGAGAGTACATGA
- a CDS encoding ABC transporter ATP-binding protein, which translates to MIRFTGVNKSFHGRSVLEDLHFCVERNEVVALLGRSGSGKSTILRIISGLTCPDSGTLMVGSSKIGYIFQEPRLIPWKTALDNVGFVLKANGCDKKKAREIAANCLEEVALKEYALFYPQQLSGGMQQRVAVARAFATDPEILLMDEPFSSLDPGLKDEMHSLMKRILSERPLTVLYVSHNPEEVIRIANKIYMLGPEGKLKEVSAKLLGDHKKAISRTIEFSSWYGGSVAPSSLSSGNHVQ; encoded by the coding sequence ATGATCCGTTTCACCGGTGTCAACAAATCTTTTCACGGAAGGTCTGTTCTTGAAGACCTGCATTTCTGCGTAGAACGTAATGAAGTGGTTGCTCTATTGGGAAGATCCGGCTCGGGAAAATCGACAATCTTGAGAATAATTAGCGGACTCACTTGTCCGGATAGCGGAACTCTCATGGTGGGAAGCTCCAAAATCGGATACATTTTCCAGGAGCCCCGCCTCATACCATGGAAAACTGCACTCGATAATGTTGGTTTTGTTTTAAAAGCCAACGGTTGCGACAAAAAGAAAGCCAGAGAAATTGCCGCAAACTGCCTCGAGGAAGTGGCCCTGAAAGAATACGCACTTTTCTATCCCCAACAACTAAGCGGAGGAATGCAACAGAGAGTCGCCGTAGCCAGAGCTTTTGCGACAGATCCGGAGATTTTGCTGATGGACGAACCGTTCAGCTCCTTGGATCCGGGATTAAAGGACGAAATGCATTCTCTCATGAAAAGAATCCTGAGCGAACGGCCGCTAACTGTATTGTACGTATCTCACAATCCTGAAGAAGTCATCAGGATAGCAAACAAGATCTACATGCTCGGGCCGGAGGGCAAACTGAAGGAGGTGAGCGCAAAATTACTTGGTGATCACAAGAAAGCGATTTCGAGAACCATTGAATTCTCATCGTGGTATGGGGGTTCCGTAGCACCCTCTAGCCTCTCATCAGGCAATCATGTTCAATGA
- a CDS encoding cupin domain-containing protein, with product MKNISFSEPHRLLEQVDYADEKVVSRTLANTSGVGITLFAFSEGEGLSTHSAPGDAMVQILDGEASVTIGGKEVTAKTGEIVIMPADVPHSLHAHVPFKMMLTVVKKRKSED from the coding sequence ATGAAAAACATTTCGTTCTCCGAACCCCATCGACTCTTGGAACAAGTGGATTATGCAGATGAAAAAGTTGTGAGCCGAACTCTTGCGAATACCAGTGGAGTAGGTATAACGCTGTTTGCCTTTTCCGAAGGAGAAGGATTAAGCACGCATTCGGCGCCAGGTGACGCCATGGTCCAGATCCTGGATGGAGAAGCTTCCGTTACAATCGGCGGTAAAGAGGTTACCGCCAAAACAGGCGAGATCGTGATTATGCCGGCAGACGTTCCACACTCGCTTCATGCACATGTCCCGTTCAAAATGATGCTTACAGTAGTAAAGAAGCGAAAAAGTGAAGATTAG
- a CDS encoding DsrE/DsrF/DrsH-like family protein: MNHEGKKKLMVVCSRDSLDGAYPSAVLAINAVRIGMDATIYYTFGGLNVIRKGFAGKLKFYPSGPLGAIPGMPHLATGLMKKKIEKAELPTLEDLLEMCQLEGVKLIGCHMAMAMFELNSEDFIEGVDIANAADFLKMAQQADVTLFT; encoded by the coding sequence ATGAATCACGAAGGCAAAAAGAAACTCATGGTGGTCTGTTCCCGCGATTCCCTCGACGGGGCATATCCGTCGGCGGTGTTGGCCATCAACGCTGTCCGAATCGGAATGGACGCGACGATCTACTACACTTTCGGTGGTCTGAACGTCATTAGGAAAGGATTTGCGGGAAAGCTGAAGTTCTACCCCTCGGGTCCGTTGGGGGCAATACCGGGAATGCCGCATCTGGCTACAGGGCTCATGAAAAAGAAGATTGAAAAAGCTGAGCTGCCTACTCTGGAAGATCTTCTGGAAATGTGTCAGTTGGAAGGCGTTAAGCTCATAGGCTGCCACATGGCAATGGCCATGTTCGAGTTGAACTCCGAAGATTTTATTGAAGGAGTAGACATAGCCAACGCCGCCGATTTTCTAAAGATGGCACAACAGGCCGATGTCACGCTCTTCACCTAG
- a CDS encoding ankyrin repeat domain-containing protein, which translates to MHRSMVAMTVTGVLVIFTVFGPAIHADEKDDFFEAVQKRDLKRVQDLLNKGVDVNAKRNGCTALMLIHWYGVRNSELMKLLLERGADINAKSKRGRTVLTYAAGSCATDIVKYFLDNGADINVREITGDTALILASCELCCDTVKVLLDRGADVNAKNAVGFTALISAVSGCAFGSWARPAQLETKISVDKKCPFDGDTNAPSLRSSPPGGAVKLLLDAGADVNARDDYGRTALMWAIDSHHSFREEDVRLLLERGADVHVKDKQGKTALMRAVALAKFAGANKIAELLKAHGAKE; encoded by the coding sequence ATGCACAGATCAATGGTCGCTATGACCGTGACCGGGGTATTGGTCATCTTTACAGTGTTCGGGCCCGCCATACATGCGGACGAAAAGGACGATTTTTTTGAGGCTGTTCAGAAGCGAGATCTGAAACGAGTCCAAGACCTTTTGAATAAAGGCGTTGACGTCAATGCCAAAAGAAACGGTTGTACAGCTCTAATGCTGATTCATTGGTACGGGGTTCGAAATAGCGAATTAATGAAACTGCTGCTGGAAAGGGGCGCTGACATTAATGCGAAATCCAAGCGCGGCAGGACAGTCCTGACATATGCTGCAGGGAGCTGTGCGACGGACATTGTGAAATACTTCCTTGACAACGGCGCTGATATCAATGTGCGCGAGATTACGGGGGATACTGCGCTGATCCTTGCTTCCTGTGAGTTGTGTTGTGACACCGTAAAAGTGCTACTGGACCGAGGGGCAGATGTTAATGCTAAGAATGCAGTGGGATTTACAGCGCTGATATCGGCGGTTAGTGGGTGCGCATTCGGTTCTTGGGCAAGACCTGCCCAATTGGAGACTAAAATAAGTGTGGACAAAAAGTGTCCTTTTGACGGTGATACAAATGCTCCTTCCCTCCGATCAAGCCCTCCTGGGGGAGCAGTAAAATTGCTTTTGGATGCTGGGGCAGACGTCAATGCTAGGGATGATTATGGGAGGACAGCACTAATGTGGGCTATCGATTCGCACCACAGTTTTCGCGAGGAAGACGTGAGACTGCTCTTGGAGAGAGGAGCTGACGTACATGTTAAGGACAAACAGGGCAAAACGGCACTCATGAGGGCTGTTGCACTTGCTAAGTTTGCAGGAGCCAACAAAATAGCGGAACTCCTCAAGGCCCACGGAGCAAAGGAATAA
- a CDS encoding ankyrin repeat domain-containing protein, translated as MYKSQIANFIRSLLIISMLFAQTACGLQDRGLEFSSGAGQIEIVKLLLLIGADINARNEHGATALMAACLMGHSDIVKLLLEKGADLNIRDKYGGTVLMVACAGEHEDIVRLLLDRGADINATAGGGWTALILVSGVGHFNLVKLLVDRKADINARDARGDTALSAALKKNHTQIVAFLKAHGAQE; from the coding sequence ATGTATAAGTCTCAAATTGCCAATTTCATAAGATCGCTATTGATTATCAGCATGCTCTTTGCTCAGACAGCATGCGGACTTCAAGACCGGGGGCTGGAATTCTCTTCGGGTGCTGGGCAGATTGAAATAGTTAAACTACTGCTGCTCATTGGTGCCGATATCAATGCGCGGAACGAACACGGCGCCACTGCATTAATGGCTGCTTGCCTTATGGGCCATAGCGACATTGTGAAGCTGCTTCTTGAAAAAGGAGCGGATCTTAATATTAGAGACAAATATGGTGGCACAGTCTTAATGGTAGCTTGCGCGGGTGAGCACGAAGATATAGTAAGGCTGCTCTTGGACAGGGGGGCAGATATCAATGCAACGGCCGGCGGTGGCTGGACTGCGTTAATTTTGGTTTCTGGCGTGGGGCATTTTAACCTTGTGAAGCTGCTTGTAGACAGGAAAGCTGACATCAATGCCAGAGATGCCCGAGGTGATACGGCATTGTCAGCAGCTCTCAAGAAGAATCACACCCAGATCGTAGCATTTTTGAAGGCTCACGGAGCTCAGGAATGA
- a CDS encoding efflux RND transporter periplasmic adaptor subunit — protein sequence MTSNKMGELTVKSSVKEIIDRTLRLTCLRVRNGIAGILCSWNGDNVRRTCLISFAIILAVSMLISCGQQQNKKPPPPPMKVGTLKVDKGTIEQVLELSGTLNFVANTTVSSEVSAQVKSIEVADGQALEVDQVLLVFDDTKIKETANQASANLQKDEATLAYNKIEWEKNLELFKSGSISHTQYEQKLSNYQNALAQVEADKAVLAKALQDLNKTTVKAPVAGLLSNRYVERGDWVSEAGKLFMISDYTRVYLEAYLSDIDVGRLNVKRILTGGIEGEVTIDSYPGKAFFGKLTYIQPVANQGRLFQVRVYLDNPDMLLLQGMFARGRTVYKEIPDCTRVPLQALLEQIRDNDYNAVYVVDSDRKAQLRRTKIGLTDAKNAQVLEGLKDGDTVVVYGKEILSSGQPLEPSEIQKPAKASRGKETAVEAPKMQQESPKTPGNGNKRS from the coding sequence ATGACTTCAAACAAAATGGGTGAACTGACAGTGAAGAGTAGTGTGAAAGAAATAATTGACCGCACTCTTCGTTTGACCTGCCTCAGGGTGAGGAATGGAATTGCTGGAATTCTGTGCTCCTGGAACGGTGATAATGTCAGGCGCACGTGCCTTATCTCGTTCGCGATAATTCTGGCTGTCTCCATGCTGATATCGTGTGGCCAGCAACAGAACAAGAAGCCTCCGCCACCTCCAATGAAGGTTGGTACGCTCAAGGTGGACAAGGGAACTATCGAGCAGGTTTTGGAGCTCTCGGGTACCCTGAACTTCGTAGCCAACACGACTGTCTCGTCTGAAGTGTCTGCACAGGTGAAATCCATAGAGGTTGCAGACGGACAAGCTCTCGAAGTGGATCAGGTTCTCCTCGTTTTTGATGACACGAAAATAAAGGAAACCGCCAATCAGGCATCCGCCAATCTCCAGAAAGACGAGGCAACACTCGCGTACAACAAAATCGAATGGGAAAAGAACCTTGAGCTTTTCAAGAGCGGTTCTATCAGTCATACCCAGTACGAACAGAAGCTTTCCAACTATCAAAATGCACTTGCTCAGGTGGAAGCCGATAAAGCAGTTCTTGCAAAGGCTCTGCAGGATCTGAACAAGACGACCGTAAAAGCCCCTGTTGCCGGTCTGCTGTCCAACAGATATGTGGAAAGAGGTGATTGGGTATCGGAGGCTGGGAAGCTCTTTATGATCAGTGACTACACCAGAGTCTATCTCGAGGCGTACCTTTCCGATATCGACGTGGGAAGACTGAACGTCAAGAGAATTCTTACGGGAGGTATAGAAGGAGAAGTCACGATCGACAGCTATCCCGGCAAGGCTTTCTTCGGCAAATTGACCTACATACAGCCGGTGGCAAATCAGGGACGTTTGTTTCAGGTGCGTGTTTATCTGGATAATCCGGATATGCTCCTCCTGCAAGGAATGTTTGCCCGCGGTCGCACCGTGTACAAAGAAATTCCGGATTGCACCCGAGTACCTTTGCAAGCTCTTTTGGAACAGATTCGAGATAATGACTACAATGCGGTCTATGTAGTGGACAGCGATAGGAAAGCACAATTACGGCGAACCAAGATCGGATTAACCGATGCCAAGAACGCGCAAGTTCTCGAAGGGTTAAAAGACGGCGATACCGTAGTGGTGTATGGGAAAGAGATTCTTAGTTCCGGGCAGCCTCTGGAGCCGTCGGAGATTCAAAAACCTGCAAAGGCGTCCCGTGGCAAGGAAACTGCCGTGGAAGCGCCCAAGATGCAGCAAGAATCACCAAAAACCCCCGGAAATGGAAATAAGCGTTCATGA
- a CDS encoding B12-binding domain-containing radical SAM protein — protein MKQTLFVQLPPPRFSFEIPPTNIPLAAGFLIAALGRDPELTLKVDVLPPESVDVLGDKALCSDILRREPGIIAFSLYVWNVERSLFLASTIKRRSPGTIVLVGGPEVTPDNRWVLDHPAVDLAVFGEGESRITTLLGSTQKRAFTGVPGIAWKDPKRRLQVNTDSPEPWNLDACEYPYLDRRINPSPDGTLFLETMRGCPFRCKYCYYHKASCSLRFHSNERLDKVLDFVYSPESKIREMYLMDPTFNARKGFRRLLRSMARRRRRSEYPKLHTELRADLLESSDLPVLQKAGLASAEIGLQSTNQEALRAAGRKGDPEKIAVGVGLLKQIGVEVTTGIIVGLPRDTPRDFSRTLQWLNKKEAYSVVHPFVLSILPGTDFRANAEQLGLVYDPKPPYHIRSTPTFKSEKIQSALLECEQAFDMEMDYIAPPSLVDRGPEVLQSVEDGYYVSKWIVNPARETWRKDFLQVMEKASDPFTLWFKGEYHKEHMIEILTEFANTNPHAVVHVVLELQEPPPMDFFEAALASAGNPDLFLNRSYFPLCGEGEVVNINFCIIVPDTGNTAGKRAISRKYSSFATVIWDSPEYRRDLVTRLETPMLISWELESHDVTFKRGLNRLLKFHGSNHEEVLFRNPSHVRIWKRLASGWNTDWQFKESILQSI, from the coding sequence ATGAAACAAACCTTATTCGTACAATTGCCTCCACCCCGTTTTTCTTTTGAGATTCCTCCGACAAATATTCCGCTCGCCGCCGGATTTCTTATAGCTGCTCTTGGGCGAGACCCGGAATTGACGCTCAAGGTCGATGTTCTGCCGCCGGAATCCGTAGATGTACTCGGGGATAAAGCCTTATGTTCCGATATTCTCAGGAGAGAACCGGGGATTATCGCATTCAGCCTGTATGTTTGGAACGTGGAGCGAAGCCTTTTTCTCGCATCAACGATCAAACGGCGATCTCCAGGAACAATTGTTCTTGTAGGCGGACCCGAGGTGACCCCGGACAACAGGTGGGTCCTGGATCATCCTGCAGTGGATCTTGCCGTCTTCGGTGAAGGTGAATCGAGGATAACCACGCTTCTGGGATCGACCCAAAAACGAGCGTTCACCGGTGTTCCCGGCATTGCCTGGAAGGACCCCAAGAGAAGATTGCAGGTAAATACGGATTCACCGGAACCGTGGAATTTGGATGCCTGCGAGTATCCGTACCTGGATAGGAGGATAAACCCGTCACCGGATGGCACATTGTTTCTCGAGACCATGCGGGGTTGCCCGTTCAGGTGCAAGTATTGCTATTATCACAAGGCATCGTGCAGTTTGAGGTTTCATTCTAATGAGCGCTTGGACAAGGTCCTGGATTTCGTCTATTCGCCTGAATCGAAAATCCGGGAAATGTACCTCATGGATCCCACCTTCAATGCACGCAAAGGTTTTCGGAGACTGCTCAGATCCATGGCGCGCAGAAGGAGACGAAGCGAATACCCCAAGCTACACACCGAACTTCGAGCGGATCTCCTGGAATCCTCGGACCTGCCGGTCCTTCAAAAGGCCGGCCTTGCCTCGGCAGAAATAGGTCTGCAGAGCACAAACCAGGAGGCGCTGAGAGCTGCAGGCCGCAAAGGCGATCCTGAGAAGATCGCGGTCGGGGTAGGACTGCTCAAGCAGATCGGTGTCGAAGTGACCACAGGAATTATTGTGGGGCTACCGCGTGATACTCCGCGTGATTTCAGCCGAACACTTCAGTGGCTGAACAAGAAAGAAGCGTATTCGGTAGTTCATCCGTTTGTTCTCTCAATACTGCCAGGCACCGATTTCAGGGCGAATGCGGAACAATTGGGCCTCGTTTACGATCCGAAGCCTCCGTACCACATTCGTTCCACGCCGACATTCAAGTCAGAGAAGATTCAGTCCGCACTTCTGGAATGCGAACAAGCATTCGATATGGAAATGGATTACATCGCGCCGCCATCTCTGGTGGATCGTGGACCGGAAGTATTGCAGTCTGTAGAAGACGGGTACTACGTCAGCAAGTGGATAGTGAATCCCGCAAGAGAAACATGGCGAAAAGATTTCCTGCAAGTAATGGAGAAGGCTTCGGACCCGTTCACCTTATGGTTCAAAGGAGAGTATCACAAGGAGCATATGATCGAGATACTGACCGAATTCGCAAACACAAATCCACATGCTGTGGTTCATGTTGTTCTCGAACTGCAGGAACCGCCGCCCATGGATTTCTTCGAAGCTGCCCTCGCGTCTGCCGGGAACCCTGACCTTTTCCTGAACCGATCCTACTTTCCACTATGCGGTGAGGGTGAGGTGGTCAATATCAATTTTTGCATCATAGTTCCCGATACAGGGAACACTGCAGGTAAGCGGGCTATTTCCCGCAAGTATTCTTCCTTCGCGACGGTTATCTGGGATTCTCCCGAGTACAGGCGGGATCTTGTCACGCGGCTGGAAACACCGATGCTGATCTCCTGGGAATTGGAATCCCACGATGTCACGTTCAAACGCGGGCTGAACCGACTGCTGAAGTTTCACGGTTCGAATCACGAAGAAGTACTTTTCAGAAATCCTTCACACGTGAGAATCTGGAAGCGTCTTGCTTCAGGCTGGAACACCGATTGGCAGTTCAAGGAATCCATACTGCAGTCGATTTAG
- a CDS encoding L-lactate dehydrogenase, translating into MKVGIVGSGLVGSTCAYAMVMKGVGTEIVLIDKNRNRAQAEAYDISHAVPFANRIRVTSGEYQNLKGSRVVIVGAGVGQKPGETRLELLKRNEDVFREVIPSILEHAPDALLLIVTNPVDVMTHFAWRFAEQHGVPPSKIMGSGTTLDTARFRSLLGIHFGVDPHHVHGYVIGEHGDSEVLTWSLLSVGALPLEEFCRVRCDVDKEIKETIEYRVKKAAYKIIEGKGATYYGIGGAVSHIVDVILNDYRAILTVSAKTPEIEGVTDVTISLPRLVGGEGILDTFPPPLDADEHNELRKSALVVKSAIDELDEAKAS; encoded by the coding sequence ATGAAAGTTGGAATAGTAGGGTCCGGGCTTGTCGGTTCCACGTGTGCGTATGCAATGGTGATGAAAGGAGTGGGAACGGAAATCGTTCTCATAGATAAGAACCGTAATCGAGCCCAAGCCGAGGCGTACGATATTTCTCATGCCGTGCCTTTTGCCAATCGCATCAGGGTTACTTCCGGTGAATATCAGAACCTCAAGGGCAGCAGGGTTGTCATTGTGGGCGCAGGTGTCGGCCAAAAACCCGGGGAGACTCGACTCGAGCTTCTCAAGCGAAATGAAGACGTGTTCAGAGAAGTGATTCCCTCAATTCTGGAACATGCGCCTGACGCGCTTCTCCTGATCGTCACGAATCCTGTGGACGTGATGACTCACTTTGCATGGAGGTTCGCGGAACAGCATGGCGTCCCCCCTTCAAAAATCATGGGTTCCGGGACAACCCTTGATACGGCTCGGTTCAGATCGCTGCTTGGGATACATTTCGGAGTCGATCCTCATCATGTTCATGGGTACGTCATTGGGGAGCATGGCGATTCGGAGGTTCTCACATGGTCTTTACTTTCAGTCGGTGCATTGCCGCTGGAAGAATTCTGCAGGGTCCGTTGTGACGTGGACAAAGAGATAAAAGAGACCATTGAATACCGAGTCAAGAAAGCCGCATACAAGATCATCGAAGGAAAAGGAGCCACCTATTACGGTATAGGGGGCGCGGTGTCTCACATCGTCGATGTCATCCTGAACGACTACAGAGCTATTCTGACGGTCTCTGCGAAAACTCCTGAAATCGAGGGTGTGACGGACGTAACGATATCTCTTCCCAGACTGGTTGGAGGCGAGGGCATTCTTGACACGTTTCCACCACCTCTCGATGCCGATGAACACAACGAATTGCGAAAGAGCGCTCTCGTCGTGAAGAGTGCGATAGATGAATTGGATGAAGCGAAAGCATCTTGA
- the rpsB gene encoding 30S ribosomal protein S2, which yields MSLITMKQLLEAGVHFGHQTRRWNPKMKPYIFGARNGIYIIDLQKTVRLFKRAYSFVQETCASGQSVLFVGTKKQAQDAIQEEASRCNQFYVNQRWLGGMLTNFSTIKQSIERLNHINAILDRPEETNYTKKELVNLQRQFEKLSKNLSGIREMKRLPGAVFIVDPKKENIGVKEARKLNIPIVAIVDSNCDPDEVDYVIPGNDDAIRAIRLFSAKMADACIEGRSMYEASLKEDVGEAGAPAWKTEPQVEAAAGNGEPAGSEEEADVESEDEEE from the coding sequence TTGTCACTCATTACCATGAAACAACTGTTGGAAGCTGGAGTTCACTTCGGTCATCAGACCAGAAGATGGAACCCCAAGATGAAACCGTACATTTTCGGCGCCCGTAACGGCATTTATATCATTGACCTGCAGAAGACCGTCAGGCTTTTCAAAAGAGCGTATTCGTTCGTCCAGGAGACCTGTGCGAGCGGACAGAGCGTCCTGTTTGTGGGCACCAAGAAACAGGCTCAGGATGCCATCCAGGAAGAAGCCTCACGGTGCAATCAGTTTTATGTGAATCAGCGCTGGCTCGGTGGGATGCTGACCAATTTCTCCACTATCAAGCAGAGCATCGAGAGACTCAATCATATTAATGCGATACTGGACAGGCCTGAAGAGACCAACTACACGAAAAAGGAGCTGGTAAACCTTCAGCGCCAGTTTGAAAAACTCAGCAAGAACCTCTCGGGAATCCGCGAAATGAAGAGACTTCCCGGGGCTGTTTTCATCGTGGATCCCAAAAAAGAGAACATTGGTGTGAAAGAGGCAAGAAAACTCAATATCCCCATCGTCGCGATCGTGGATTCAAACTGCGATCCGGATGAAGTGGATTACGTAATTCCCGGAAACGATGATGCAATCCGGGCAATACGTCTCTTTTCGGCCAAAATGGCAGATGCTTGCATCGAAGGAAGAAGCATGTACGAAGCTTCTTTGAAAGAGGATGTAGGTGAAGCCGGAGCGCCTGCCTGGAAAACGGAACCCCAGGTCGAAGCTGCCGCTGGAAATGGAGAGCCTGCCGGCTCGGAAGAAGAAGCGGACGTGGAAAGCGAAGACGAAGAAGAGTAG
- the tsf gene encoding translation elongation factor Ts — translation MQVTAQMVKELREKTGLGMMDCKKALSETAGDLDAAVDYLRKKGALKAAKREGRATSEGRIGSYIHMNGKIGVLVELNCESDFVAKTDQYAELVKDLCMHVAASSPRWISSEDVPEEVLAKEKEIYMTQAKEAGKPDKMLEKIAEGKLNKFFSEVCLLNQPFVKDPDKTVDQLIKEKIGQLGENITVGRFVRFQLGESK, via the coding sequence ATGCAAGTAACTGCGCAAATGGTAAAGGAACTGAGAGAGAAAACCGGCCTAGGCATGATGGACTGCAAGAAAGCTCTGTCGGAGACTGCCGGAGACTTGGACGCGGCGGTAGATTATCTCCGCAAGAAAGGTGCTTTGAAAGCTGCCAAGAGAGAAGGACGGGCGACCTCGGAAGGTCGGATCGGTTCCTACATCCATATGAACGGGAAGATCGGCGTATTGGTAGAACTCAATTGTGAGAGTGATTTCGTGGCCAAGACAGATCAGTACGCAGAGCTGGTCAAAGATTTGTGCATGCACGTTGCCGCAAGTTCCCCCCGCTGGATCTCCTCCGAGGATGTACCGGAAGAAGTGCTGGCAAAGGAAAAGGAAATCTATATGACTCAGGCAAAAGAAGCGGGAAAACCCGATAAAATGCTTGAGAAGATAGCGGAAGGTAAGCTCAACAAGTTCTTTTCAGAAGTGTGCCTCCTGAATCAGCCCTTCGTGAAAGACCCTGATAAGACGGTAGACCAACTGATTAAAGAGAAAATAGGCCAGCTTGGGGAAAACATCACCGTAGGCCGTTTCGTTCGATTTCAGCTTGGTGAAAGCAAGTAA